The Parafrankia discariae genomic interval CTCGCCGAGCGGCACGAGGTCCAGGTGCGGCTGCGGCCCTCGCCGTACGGCGGCACGATGGCGATCGTCCTGCTGCCCGCGACCCTGCTGCGCGCCTCCGACGACAAGGGCGAGGACAGCGGCCCGCGCGAGTTCGCCGCGGTCGGCGCGTCGAGCGCCGGTACGGAGGGCTCGGACCTGGCCGGCTCGCTCAACGGCACCGGCGACCGGGTGAACGGGGCCGGCGGCGCCGGCTCGGAGAGCAACGGCCACTGGGCGGGGGACATCCCCGGGGGCACCCTGGACGCGGCGGCGCTGTCGACGGCCGGAGCCAACGGTGCCGGCCCCAACACCGACGAGACGCTGATCGACGACCTCCCGGTCTTCGCCACGGCGCGGTCGAGCTGGTTCGTCGCGGAGAAGCCCGGTGGCAGGAACCGGACAGAGGACGAGGGGGGCGACGACGGTCCGGTACCGCCGCGCCGTCCGGGCGAGCTGACCGGCCCGACGCGGCGGGCCGAGCTCCCGCCGTCCCGGGACGGCGCCGGTTACCCGGACGACGCGGGGGCCGGGATGAACACGGGCTGGTCCGACGGCCGGTCCGACCCGGCGGCCTCGCTGTTCGGTCCGCCGCCGGGAGGCGGCGAGTTCGGTGGCGGCTCGCTGTTCAGCGCTCCGCCCGACACCGGTCAGTTCAGCGGCTTCGGCCCGAACGGGTTCGGTGACGGCGCCGGCGGCGGCTACGGCGACGCGGGCTTCGGCGACGGCGGCAACGGGTCGAGCGGCAACGGAACGGGCGGCTTCGCCGACTCGGACTACCACACCGCCGAGTTCAGTCGGTCCGGTTTCGGCTCCGGCGGCGGTTTCGGGAACGACGGTGGCTTCGGGAACGACGGTGGCTTCGGGAACGACGGTGGCTTCGGGAACGACGGTGGCTTCGGGAGCAACGGTGGCTTCGGGAGCAACGGTGGCTTCGGGAGCAACGGCGGTTTCGGCGGCGACGGCGGCTCGGGGCAGGAGACCGGCGACGGCTTCGGTCCGGCCGGCGGTTTCGGCTCGGGTGACGGTTTCGGTTCGGCCGACTCCCAGCCCGGGGCCGGGCTGCCGTCCCGTTCCAGAAACGGTCGAGGCTCGGGTGACTACGCCCGCGCCGACTACACGCCACCCGGCCAGCAGGGCCCGGCCGGGGACGGGACCGGCTACCGCGAGCCCTACGCGGACCGCGGCCAGCAGTTCGGCCGTCCTGCCCGGGAAAACGGGTACGGCGGGGCGGAACAGGCCCAGGGTGGCGACGGCGGCCTCGGTGACGGCGCCTTCCGCCGCTCGCCCCGGTCGTCACGCCCGGGGCAGCCGACCGGTGGGGGCTCCGCCTACCCCGGGGCCAACCCGCCGCCGGCGGCGCCCCCGCTCGACCCGGGAGCCGCCGCGCCGGAGGAGCCCGGCGACGACGGTCTCGACGAGCTCGGCCTGCCCAAGCGGCGGCGCCGCGCGAACCTGGCGCCGCAGCTGCGCCGGGAGAACGCCGACGCGGGCCGTTCGGCGCTCGCCGCGGGCCCTCGTTCACCCGAGGAGATCCGCAGCATGATGTCGTCCTTCCAGGCCAACTTCGGCCGTGGGATCGAGGACGGAACGGTGTCCAATGACGGAGATGATGTGAGGAAGGTAACCTGATGCGTCCGCTGGGGCCGTCGGAGAACATGAACTGGTTGCTCAACAACCTGGTCAAGAAGGTCCCCGAGGTCACCTATGTGATCGTGCTTTCTTCGGACGGTCTGCTGCTCGCGACCTCGCGTGGAATGGACCGGGCCACCGCTGACCAGCTCGCCGCGGTGGCCTCCGGATTCAACAGCCTCGCCCGGGGCGCCGGCCGGTTCTTCGGCGGCGGTAACGTCCGGCAGACCATCGTCGAGATGGAGGCGGGATTCCTGTTCGTCACCGCGGTCGGTGACGGCTCGTGTCTGGCTATTCTCAGCAGCCCGGGCGCGGACATCGGCCTCATCGCCTACGAGATGGCGCTGCTGGTGACGAGGGTGGGTGAGTTTCTGACGCCGGAGCTTCGCGCCGAGATGCAGTCGGCGCTGCCGATTTAGGACCTGTCCGAATGCACGCGCGGTGGCGCGTCACCGGTTTCCGGCCCGTCCCCCGACGGGCCGGAAACCGGTGACGCGCCCACCGCGGGCAAATGACGATCCCAGGCAGGAGGACCGCGGTGTCAGGGGATGAGGAATGGTTCGACGACGAGGCCGGGCCGGTGGTGCGGCCGTATGCCGTCACGGGGGGACGCACCCGTCCCAGTAACCGGACCCTGGATCTGGTGGCCCTGGTGTCCACCTCTCCGCAGGGACGGGCCATCGCGACCACGCTGGAACCGGAGCAGCGTGCCATAGCGCTGCTCTGCCAGCGACTCCAGTCCGTCGTTGAGATCTCCGCCCGACTCAACCTCCCAGTCGGCGTGGCACGTGTGCTCGTCGGCGACATGCTCGACGCCGGGCTGGTGAGTGTGCACCGGCCCGAACGAACGTCGGACCGCCCCAGCGTGGCGATTATCGAAAAGGTGCTCAGTGGACTCCAGGCTCTCTAGGACCCGAGCGGCCGATACACCGGCGCCGCATCCGGTCAAGATCATCGTTGCCGGTGGTTTCGGAGTCGGGAAGACGACGTTCGTCGGCGCCGTGAGCGAGATTCCCCCGCTCACCACGGAGGCCGCGATGACGGCCGCGAGTATCGGTGTCGACGACACCAGCGCCGTCGCGTCCAAGACGACGACGACGGTGGCCATGGACTTCGGTCGGATCACCCTGGTCGACAGCGTGATTCTCTACCTGTTCGGGACCCCCGGCCAGGACCGTTTCTGGTTCATGTGGGACGAGCTCGTCCTCGGTGCGATCGGCGCGGTCGTGCTCGTCGACACCCGCCGTCTCGCCGACTCGTTTCCCGCCATCGACTACTTCGAGGAACGTGACATCCCGTTCCTCATCGCCCTGAACCACTTCGAGGGCGCGCGCCATTACCGCAGCGAGGACATCCGCGCGGCGCTGGACCTCGACCCCCGCCGGCCGATGGTGCTGTGCGACGCCCGCCAGCGGGAGTCGGTGCGCCAGTCGCTCATCGCGCTGGTCCGCCACGCCCTGGAGGTGGTCTCGGCGGAGAGCCAGCGACCGGGGCTGCCGACCGGCTCCCGGTGAACGACACCGCGCGTGCCACCCCAGCGCCCGCGGGCCATCCGATTCTACCTGGGAAGGGGATCTTGCTCGAGCTCCTCGGTCTCGACGACGTGACGCTGTCGGCCTACCGGTTGTGGCTGAGACATCCCGACATGGATGTCAACGGGGTGGCCATCGCCGTGGGGCAGGCCAACGACACGATCCGCAGGTCCCGGGACCGGCTCGTCGAGCTGTCACTGCTGTTGCCCTCGACCGAGCACCCCGGTCACCTGGTCGCCGTCCACCCGGAGGCCGGACTGGAGCATCTGCTCCAGGCTCAGCACGAGGCGCTCATCCGCCGCCACGAGCGGCTCGTCCGGGCCCGGGCGCAGGTGAGCACGTTCGTCTCGGAGTACCTGGACAACCGGCCCGGTGGGGACGGCGCGGAGGTCGAGCACATCGACAGCGCCGACCAGGCCCGGGCCGAGCTGCTCACCCTGGTCGGCCGGGCCGAGAAGGAGGTGCTCGCGCTGCACACCCGGCGCGGCCGCCCACCGGCCCTGACCGCGGAGGTCCTCCCGGTCGAGCTGCGGGCGCTGCAACGCGGTGTGGCGATGCGCAGCGTCCTCCCACGCACGGTGAGTACCGACGAGACGGGGGTCGGGTATGTCCGCACCGTCGCCTCACACGGCCTGGAAGCCCGGCTCGCCGACGATCCGCGCATCGACGCGACGACGGTGGACGGCCGGGTCGGGCTGGTGCAGTTCGTGCAGCACGGCACCGACCCGCACGCTCTGATCGTGCGCTCGCCGGCGCTGGCGAACCTGGTCACGATGCTGTTCGAGCAGGTCTGGGACAGCGCCGAGCCGCTGGCCGTGGAGGCCGACGGTGACCTGGAGAGCCCCGCGGACGATCGACCGAACGACACCGAGCGGCTGCTGTTAAGGCTGCTCAGCCTGGGTGTGAAGGACGAGGCGGCGGCTCGTCACCTCGGGGTGTCCGTCCGCACGGTGCGGCGGATGGTCGCCGACCTCATGACCCGACTCGACGCCCGCAGCCGTTTTCAGGCCGGGACGGTCGCGGCCCGGCGCGGCTGGTTGTAGCCACGTTGTGATCAGTTGGTCGTTTTGTTGGCAGTAGATGGTCAGGGCAACTTCCTGCCACCCGGAATGCCGGACAGAAGTTCCGATGGGCCGCATGATTCCGATGAGCAACCGGAATTACGTATAGCTGGCGCGGACCACCACAGCAGGAACCGGCCAGGTGGCTTCGCCGACCGGCGAACGCGTGAGACCGGTCACTTGCGCGTGTCGGTGCTGAGCGCCTCCGATCCGGCCGGGGCCTTCGGGCCAGTCCGACCAGTCGATGGCGGTCAGCCGTGTCCGAACACGCGCGGCGCAGCCTGTTCATCGTGAACTCCGAAAGAGGAGATCGAGTGCCGACGGAATCCGGCTCGGTTCCGAACCAACGCACGACCAGCCAGCGGACGCTGATTGTCGCCCGCATGAACCCCGAGGACGCCGGCGCGGTCGCCGACGTCTTCGCGGAGTCGGACGCCGGCGAGCTCCCACATCTCGTCGGCGTCGCCCGGCGCGACCTTTTCCGTTTCCACGGGCTGTACTTCCACCTCATCGAGAGCCGGGCGGACATCAACGGCACGCTGCCGCCGGTTCGGGAGCACCCGCTGTTCGTCGATGTGAACAGCAAGCTCGAGAAGTACATCGCGGCGTACGACCCGCAGACCTGGCGCGGCCCGCGGGACGCGATGGCCGACAGCTTCTACACCTGGGTGGCCGATCAGAGCGGTCCCTGAGCCCCACGCCCGGCCGCTCGGCGCGGGGCCAGGTTCCGCGCCGGCGCCACGGGGGGCCAGCCCCCGCCCGGCCGACCGCCGCGGGGTGGACGGGCCGTCCCGGTCTTCGCAGCAGGCGCAGCCATCCGCTCCGTGCGGCTGGTTGCCCCGCCATGCCCGCGATGGCCCAGCCCCGAGGCCCGGACGTCGCCGTCCGGGCCGGGTTCGCGCGCCCCGGTTTCGGAACGCCTGGTCGCCGCGGTGCTGTCTTCCGAGCTTTCAGGATGCCCGAGTTCCAGAGATTGATGTCACAACCGTGTCCCGCGAACGCGGGAATGGTGAGAAGGGAACGCAGATGCCCCTGCAGTGGACCGCCGACGAGCTTCTCGACTTCCTCGTGGAGCAGGCCGGCCTGCCGCCGGAGGACCGTCCGGCCGAACTCGGCGTGACGTTCACCGACATCGGCCTCGACTCGCTCGCCTACCTGCAGCTCCAGGCCGAGGTGCAGGAGCGGTTCGGCGTCGACCTCCCGAACGAGGCGCCGGAGGGATACACCCTCGCCGACATCCTCACCACCGTGAACAGCGCGCTCCTGCAGTCCGAGGTCGCCTGAGACGCCCAGACCGAAACCATTCCCCTCCAGTGAGCGAACCGGAGAAACACGTGAGCGGGCACACCGACAACTCGATCTTCATCGATGCCGACATCGACCTCGTCTGGTCCATGACCAACGACCTGGAGTCCTGGCCGTCGTTGTTCACCGAGTACGCCTCGGTCGAGATCCTCGAGAAGGCGGAGAACACCTTCAAGTTCCGCCTGACGATGCACCCCGACGAGAACGGGACGTCCTGGAGCTGGGTGTCCGAGCGCACCCTCGACCCGGTGAACCACAAGGTCCGTGCCTACCGGGTGGAGACCGGGCCGTTCGAGTACATGCACATCGAGTGGACGTACCTGCCCGAGGGCGCCGGCACCCGGATGCGCTGGGTGCAGGACTTCCAGATGCGCCCGACGGCCCCGGTGACCACCGAGCAGATGACTCGGCGGATCAACACGAACACGCCGCGCGAGCAGGCGTCCATCCGCGACAAGGTCGAGGCGGTGGCCCGCGCCGCCGCGCCGACGGCCGACCAGGTCCAGGTTCCCGAGCAGGTCTGAGGAGATAACGGTGAGCATCGCGACCCCCGCGCCCCTGACGGTCCCCAAGGTCCTCTCGATCCACGACGTGCCGGCCAACCGGCGCCGCGGCGGTGACATCCGCACGCTGCTGTCCCCGGCGACCGTCGGGGCCAAGTCCGGGTTCCTGGGCACCCTCACCCTGCAGCCCGAAGAAGTGGTGACCGAGCACTGGCACCCCTACTCCGAGGAGTTCCTCTACTGCGTCAGCGGCGCGGTCACCGCCCGCCTCGACGGTGAGCACACCGCGCTGCCCGCCGAGCACGGCCTGCTCATCCCGATCGGCATGCGGCACCGGATCGTGAACACCGGCGACGAGGTGGCCTTCCTCGTGTTCCACCTCAGCCCGCTCGCCCCGCGGCCCGACCTCGGGCACGTGGACACCGAGCCGCTACCCGAGCAGTCGCAGCAGTGAACAAACCCACGCAGCGGTCGCGGCCGGACGGCGCCCACGGGCCGGCGTCGCGGGATGGGGGTCCGCGCCGCACCGCGGTGACCGGGGTCGGCGTCGTCGCCCCCGGTGGCTCGAACCGCAAGGAGTTCTGGACCCTGCTCACGGATGGCCGCACCGCCACCCGCCGGCTGTCCTTCTTCGACCCGTCGCCGTTCCGGTCGCAGGTCGCGGCCGAATGCGACTTCGACCCGCTCGCCGCCGGCCTCACCCGCCAGGAGATCGCGCGCAACGACCGGTTCGTGCAGTTCGCCCTGGCAGCGGCCGCGGAGGCGGTGGCCGACAGCGGGCTGGACCTCGGCCTCGGCGTCGGCGGCGCCGAGCGCGGGCCGGGTGACGGGCCGGTCGTCGGGGTGAGCATGGGCAGCGCTGTCGGGGCGACCACCCGGCTCGAGAACGAGTACGTGGTCGTCAGCGACGGCGGGAAGCACTGGGAGGTCGACCCGCGCTACGCGAGCTCGTTCCTCTACCACGCGCTCGTGCCGAGCTCCCTGGCCACCGAGATCGCCTGCCGGTTCGGCGCGCACGGCCCGTCGTTCGTGGTCTCCACCGGGTGCACCTCCGGCATCGACGCGGTCGGCTACGGCCACCAGCTCATCGTCGACGGCGAGGCGGACATCGTGATCGCCGGCGCCTCCGACGCGCCGCTCTCGCCGATCTCCATCGCCTGCTTCGACGCGATCCGCGCCACCTCGGCCCGCAACGACGACCCCGAGCACGCCTCGCGGCCGTTCGACGCCAGCCGTGACGGCTTCGTGATGGGCGAGGGCAGCGCCGTCCTCATCCTCGAGGAGCTGGAGTCGGCGCGGGCCCGCGGCGCGCACATCTACTGCGAGGTCGGCGGGTACGCCTCGCGGTCCAACGCCTTCCACATGACCGGCCTGCGCCCGGACGGCGTCGAGATGGCCGAGGCCATCCGCATGGCCCTGGGCCAGGCGCGCCTCGACCCGTCCGCCGTCGACTACGTCAACGCCCACGGGTCGGGGACGAAGCAGAACGACCGGCACGAGACGGCCGCCTTCAAGCGGTCGCTGGGCGCCCACGCCCACGAGGTGCCGGTCAGCTCGATCAAGTCGATGGTCGGCCACTCCCTCGGCGCGATCGGCTCCATCGAGCTCGCGGCCTGCGCCCTGGCGATCGAGCACAACGTGGTGCCGCCGACGGCGAACTGGACGACCCGCGACCCCGAGTGCGACCTGGACTACGTCCCGAACACCGCGCGCGACCACACCGTGGACGCGGCGCTGTCGGTGGGCAGCGGGTTCGGCGGCTTCCAGTCAGCGATCGTCCTGGCCTCGGCGGACCGGACATGACCGTCCTGGACACCGCACCGGCCGAGGCGGCCGGGGCGGCCGGCCGCCCCGCGGCGGGCGCGGTGCGGCCGGTCGTCACCGGGCTCGGGGTCATCGCGCCCAGCGGGATCGGCCTCGACGCGTACTGGGCCTCGACGCTGCGCGGCGAACTGCGCGTCGCGCCGATCACCCGGTTCGACGCGAGCCGCTACGACACCCGGATCGCCGGCGAGGTCCCCGACTTCGCCGCCGAGGAGTACGTCGACCACCGCTACCTGGTGCAGACCGACCGCTGGACCTGGCTGGGCATGGCCGCGTCCAGGCTGGCGCTGGCCGACGCCGCCTACGACCCGGCCGAGCGCGACCCGTACGAGACGTCGGTGGTCTTCGGTGCCGGCTCCGGCGGCAACGACTTCGGCCAGCGGGAGCTGTCCCGGCTGTGGACGCGCGGGCGCACCGCGGTCAGCGTCTACCAGTCGATCGCCTGGTTCTACGCGGCGACGACCGGCCAGACCTCGATCCGGCACGGGCTCAAGGGCCCGTCGGGCGTCCTCGTCTCCGACGGCGCCGGCGGTCTCGACAGCCTCGCCCAGGCCCGGCGCACCATCCGGCGCGGCACCCCCACGGTGCTCGCCGGCGGCGCCGAGTGCGGGCTGACGCCGTACGCGCTGACCTGCCACCTCAGCAGCGGCCGGGTCAGCTCCGCGGCGAGCCCCGCCGACGGCTACAA includes:
- a CDS encoding beta-ketoacyl synthase N-terminal-like domain-containing protein gives rise to the protein MTVLDTAPAEAAGAAGRPAAGAVRPVVTGLGVIAPSGIGLDAYWASTLRGELRVAPITRFDASRYDTRIAGEVPDFAAEEYVDHRYLVQTDRWTWLGMAASRLALADAAYDPAERDPYETSVVFGAGSGGNDFGQRELSRLWTRGRTAVSVYQSIAWFYAATTGQTSIRHGLKGPSGVLVSDGAGGLDSLAQARRTIRRGTPTVLAGGAECGLTPYALTCHLSSGRVSSAASPADGYKPFDVRANGYLPGEGGATLLVEDPVTAASRGARVYGEIAGYAATHDGAHHEQAPADSRWLAAAMRRALADAKLTPADVDVVFADGAGSPDLDALEAAAIRDVFGAGAVPVTAPQGLIGRLCAGGSALAAATALLSIRDGVIPAVGNLDEPDPAHGLDLVRSPREGRVRVALVNARGHGGFNSSLVLRAVGTD
- a CDS encoding LuxR C-terminal-related transcriptional regulator, yielding MLELLGLDDVTLSAYRLWLRHPDMDVNGVAIAVGQANDTIRRSRDRLVELSLLLPSTEHPGHLVAVHPEAGLEHLLQAQHEALIRRHERLVRARAQVSTFVSEYLDNRPGGDGAEVEHIDSADQARAELLTLVGRAEKEVLALHTRRGRPPALTAEVLPVELRALQRGVAMRSVLPRTVSTDETGVGYVRTVASHGLEARLADDPRIDATTVDGRVGLVQFVQHGTDPHALIVRSPALANLVTMLFEQVWDSAEPLAVEADGDLESPADDRPNDTERLLLRLLSLGVKDEAAARHLGVSVRTVRRMVADLMTRLDARSRFQAGTVAARRGWL
- a CDS encoding roadblock/LC7 domain-containing protein — encoded protein: MRPLGPSENMNWLLNNLVKKVPEVTYVIVLSSDGLLLATSRGMDRATADQLAAVASGFNSLARGAGRFFGGGNVRQTIVEMEAGFLFVTAVGDGSCLAILSSPGADIGLIAYEMALLVTRVGEFLTPELRAEMQSALPI
- a CDS encoding SRPBCC family protein — encoded protein: MSGHTDNSIFIDADIDLVWSMTNDLESWPSLFTEYASVEILEKAENTFKFRLTMHPDENGTSWSWVSERTLDPVNHKVRAYRVETGPFEYMHIEWTYLPEGAGTRMRWVQDFQMRPTAPVTTEQMTRRINTNTPREQASIRDKVEAVARAAAPTADQVQVPEQV
- a CDS encoding acyl carrier protein — protein: MPLQWTADELLDFLVEQAGLPPEDRPAELGVTFTDIGLDSLAYLQLQAEVQERFGVDLPNEAPEGYTLADILTTVNSALLQSEVA
- a CDS encoding TcmI family type II polyketide cyclase, translating into MPTESGSVPNQRTTSQRTLIVARMNPEDAGAVADVFAESDAGELPHLVGVARRDLFRFHGLYFHLIESRADINGTLPPVREHPLFVDVNSKLEKYIAAYDPQTWRGPRDAMADSFYTWVADQSGP
- a CDS encoding beta-ketoacyl-[acyl-carrier-protein] synthase family protein gives rise to the protein MTGVGVVAPGGSNRKEFWTLLTDGRTATRRLSFFDPSPFRSQVAAECDFDPLAAGLTRQEIARNDRFVQFALAAAAEAVADSGLDLGLGVGGAERGPGDGPVVGVSMGSAVGATTRLENEYVVVSDGGKHWEVDPRYASSFLYHALVPSSLATEIACRFGAHGPSFVVSTGCTSGIDAVGYGHQLIVDGEADIVIAGASDAPLSPISIACFDAIRATSARNDDPEHASRPFDASRDGFVMGEGSAVLILEELESARARGAHIYCEVGGYASRSNAFHMTGLRPDGVEMAEAIRMALGQARLDPSAVDYVNAHGSGTKQNDRHETAAFKRSLGAHAHEVPVSSIKSMVGHSLGAIGSIELAACALAIEHNVVPPTANWTTRDPECDLDYVPNTARDHTVDAALSVGSGFGGFQSAIVLASADRT
- a CDS encoding GTP-binding protein; the protein is MDSRLSRTRAADTPAPHPVKIIVAGGFGVGKTTFVGAVSEIPPLTTEAAMTAASIGVDDTSAVASKTTTTVAMDFGRITLVDSVILYLFGTPGQDRFWFMWDELVLGAIGAVVLVDTRRLADSFPAIDYFEERDIPFLIALNHFEGARHYRSEDIRAALDLDPRRPMVLCDARQRESVRQSLIALVRHALEVVSAESQRPGLPTGSR
- a CDS encoding cupin domain-containing protein, whose product is MSIATPAPLTVPKVLSIHDVPANRRRGGDIRTLLSPATVGAKSGFLGTLTLQPEEVVTEHWHPYSEEFLYCVSGAVTARLDGEHTALPAEHGLLIPIGMRHRIVNTGDEVAFLVFHLSPLAPRPDLGHVDTEPLPEQSQQ
- a CDS encoding DUF742 domain-containing protein, whose product is MSGDEEWFDDEAGPVVRPYAVTGGRTRPSNRTLDLVALVSTSPQGRAIATTLEPEQRAIALLCQRLQSVVEISARLNLPVGVARVLVGDMLDAGLVSVHRPERTSDRPSVAIIEKVLSGLQAL